One Helianthus annuus cultivar XRQ/B chromosome 12, HanXRQr2.0-SUNRISE, whole genome shotgun sequence genomic region harbors:
- the LOC110893421 gene encoding uncharacterized protein LOC110893421, translating to MPKYAKFLKDILSNKQKLEDMSCVVMNESCSAILQNRLPTKMGDPGSFTLPCLIGNMSVSHALADLGASINLMPYKVFTKLDLGEPSPTRMSIPLADRSIKYPRGFVENMLVKIDKFVFPVDFVILDMDEDSRVPLILGRPFLNTARTIVDVAAGQITLRVNDEHVTFDIKRSMQHPQSQDDALYYVDIVDTYVSTHFQGTIEEIDLDTHLLCGDLDGITQEGHDFEQPDYQIGDDGSQSSDQFTEIDCENEERSKPSVEDPPSLELKELPPHLEYAFLDEAPFAGCYLIILDERGKKQTA from the coding sequence ATGCCGAAGTATGCAAAGTTCTTgaaggatatcctctcgaataagCAGAAGCTTGAGGATATGTCCTGTGTGGTAATGAACGAAAGCTGCTCTGCCATTCTTCAAAATCGTCTACCCACAAAAATGGGAGATCCTGGCAGTTTCACGCTTCCTTGTTTAATCGGAAatatgtctgttagccatgcattggctgatTTGGGAGCGAGTATAAACCTTATGCCCTATAAGGTTTTTACCAAGTTGGATCTAGGTGAGCCGTCGCCTACTCGTATGAGCATTCCACTTGCAGACCGTTCTATCAAGTATCCACGTGGATTTGTGGAGAATATGCTTGTCAAGATTGACAAGTTTGTGTTTCCCGTGGATTTTGTTATCCTGGATATGGATGAGGACTCTAGGGTGCCTTTGATTCTCGGACGTCCGTTCTTGAATACTGCTCGGACCATTGTAGATGTAGCTGCAGGGCAGATTACActccgagtgaatgatgagcaTGTGACCTTTGATATCAAGCGGTCAATGCAGCACCCGCAGAGTCAGGATGATGCGCTATACTATGTTGACATTGTCGACACGTATGTGAGCACACATTTCCAGGGCACGATTGAGGAGATTGATTTGGACACACATCTGTTGTGTGGGGACCTAGATGGCATTAcacaggagggccacgatttcgagcagccagaCTATCAGATTGGTGATGATGGTTCCCAGAGTTCGGATCAGTTTACAGAAATCGATTGTGAGAATGAAGAAAGGTCGAAGCCGTCGGTTGAAGATCCACCGTCTTTGGAGCTTAAGGAGCTTCCGCCCCATTTGGAATATGCATTTCTAGATGAGGCGCCGTTTGCCGGTTGTTATCTCATCATCCTTGACGAACGAGGAAAGAAGCAGACTGCTTAG